The proteins below are encoded in one region of Hordeum vulgare subsp. vulgare chromosome 3H, MorexV3_pseudomolecules_assembly, whole genome shotgun sequence:
- the LOC123443828 gene encoding SUN domain-containing protein 5-like: MSKKKREGGGGGKGGGGGGGGGPTAVTDVLSMDGGLREVSVSVVFSVWCLLFLLRSQFLNSQTDDPSDLYGERKRDDNYCKVMPLEAYIFPADNASSPTCQSSSSPHRHRPEAEAEAEAEAVAPSNASSGNPPTEAALVELDEFRSRILQGKADNDSSRHHQRVADGATPTHRLEPSGAEYNYAAASKGAKALAHNKEAKGAANILDGDKDRYLRNPCSADDKFVVVQLSEETLVHTVALANLEHYSSNFKDVELYGSLSYPGEAWELLGRFTAENGKHAQRFVLAEPRWTRYLRLRLVSHYGSGFYCILSYLEVYGIDAVERMLQDFIASHSPDADAAKAAADARKDSGHNDTQLHAKHKQVEGSGRNDSAGDVAKNNGSKVPAQGKEAVKQATGRVHGDVVLKILMQKLRSLELGLSTLEEYTKVLNQRYGGKLPDLHNGLTQTGKALEKMKADVEDLVEWKDKVARDLGELRGWKSSVSGKLEHLVRENAAMRWDVEEMRSIQQTLQNKELAVLSISLFLACLALFKLACDRLLLLFASKEEEDRAGSGWLLVLTASSITTLIVLLYS, from the exons ATGagcaagaagaagagagaaggaggcggaggaggaaaaGGCggtgggggaggaggcggcggcgggccgACGGCGGTAACGGATGTGCTTTCCATGGACGGCGGCCTCCGCGAGGTGTCGGTCTCAGTCGTCTTCTCCGTGTGGTGTCTCCTTTTCCTGCTGCGCTCCCAGTTCCTCAACAGCCAGACCGACGATCCTTCGG ATTTGTACGGCGAGCGCAAGCGCGACGACAACTACTGCAAGGTGATGCCACTGGAGGCATACATATTCCCCGCCGATAACGCATCCTCCCCGACGTGCCAATCCTCCTCATCGCCGCACCGGCACCGCCCGGAAGCGGAAGCGGAAGCGGAAGCGGAAGCGGTGGCACCGTCCAACGCAAGCAGCGGCAACCCGCCGACCGAGGCGGCCTTGGTGGAGCTGGACGAGTTCCGTAGCCGCATCCTGCAGGGCAAGGCCGACAACGACAGCAGCCGGCACCACCAGCGCGTGGCCGACGGCGCCACGCCCACGCACCGGCTGGAGCCCAGCGGCGCCGAGTACAACTACGCGGCGGCGTCCAAGGGAGCCAAGGCGCTGGCCCACAACAAGGAGGCCAAGGGCGCCGCAAACATCCTCGACGGCGACAAGGACCGCTACCTCCGCAACCCGTGCTCCGCGGACGACAAGTTCGTCGTGGTACAGCTCTCCGAGGAGACGCTGGTCCACACCGTGGCGCTGGCCAACCTGGAGCACTACTCCTCCAACTTCAAAGACGTGGAGCTGTACGGCAGCCTGAGCTACCCGGGGGAGGCGTGGGAGCTGCTGGGGCGGTTCACGGCGGAGAACGGCAAGCACGCTCAGCGGTTCGTGCTGGCGGAGCCACGGTGGACGCGCTACCTCCGGCTGCGTCTCGTCAGCCACTACGGCTCCGGGTTCTACTGCATCCTCAGCTACCTCGAGGTGTACGGCATCGACGCCGTGGAGCGGATGCTCCAGGACTTCATCGCCAGCCACAGCCCGGACGCGGACGCCGCAAAGGCCGCCGCCGACGCCCGTAAGGACAGCGGCCACAACGACACCCAGCTCCACGCCAAGCACAAGCAGGTGGAAGGCAGCGGGCGGAACGACAGCGCGGGCGACGTGGCCAAGAACAACGGCTCCAAGGTGCCAGCGCAGGGCAAGGAGGCGGTGAAGCAGGCCACGGGGCGGGTCCACGGCGACGTGGTGCTCAAGATCCTGATGCAGAAGCTGAGGTCCCTGGAGCTGGGGCTGTCCACGCTGGAGGAGTACACCAAGGTGCTCAACCAGAGGTACGGCGGCAAGCTGCCGGACCTGCATAACGGGCTCACGCAGACGGGCAAGgcgctggagaagatgaaggcggacGTGGAGGACCTGGTGGAGTGGAAGGACAAGGTG GCGAGGGATCTGGGAGAGCTCAGGGGCTGGAAATCAAGCGTGTCGGGAAAACTAGAGCATCTTGTGAGAGAGAACGCGGCGATGAG GTGGGACGTGGAGGAGATGAGGAGCATCCAGCAGACGCTTCAGAACAAGGAGCTGGCGGTGCTTTCCATCAGCCTCTTCTTGGCGTGCCTCGCGCTCTTCAAGCTCGCGTGCGACCGCTTGCTGTTGCTCTtcgccagcaaggaggaggaggacagagcAGGAAGCGGGTGGTTGCTCGTGCTCACGGCCAGCAGCATCACCACTCTCATCGTGCTGCTCTACAGCTGA
- the LOC123443829 gene encoding uncharacterized protein LOC123443829 — translation MAARLAQLRTKAAQAAEFASKHGGAYYKEAMEKNKQYVVQPPSVEKCQELSKQLFYTRLASLPGRYEALWKEVDGVKQLWKNRKELRVEDLGIATLFGVELYAWFCLGEIAGRGFTLTGYKV, via the exons ATGGCGGCGAGGCTCGCGCAGCTGCGGACCAAGGCGGCGCAGGCGGCGGAATTCGCCTCGAAGCACGGCGGCGCCTACTACAAGGAGGCGATGGAGAAGAACAAGCAGTACGTCGTGCAGCCCCCCTCCGTGGAGAAGTGCCAGGAGCTCTCCAAGCAGCTCTTCTACACGCGCCTCGCGAG TCTACCAGGCCGCTATGAAGCATTGTGGAAGGAGGTTGATGGTGTGAAGCAGCTTTGGAAGAACAGGAAGGAGCTCAGGGTGGAGGACCTTGGAATTGCAACATTGTTTGGGGTTGAGCTCTACGCATGGTTCTGCCTAGGTGAGATTGCTGGCAGAGGTTTCACCTTAACCGGCTATAAGGTCTGA